The sequence TGCCCGGTTCATATGACCAATGTTTGTAGACTATACAATACAGTTTTACAGAACACGATCTAATAACAAAACGACATCGTGCTCAGAGAATACACTCTTGGCCTATTTTAAAATGCTAAACTGTTCAATGAGACTATCGACGTTATGGTCCATATACGCTATGCTCAAAAAACTCTACTTTTCCAAGAGAAGCAGAAAATTTGTATGTACGCGACGTTGATtgcatatataaaaaaacaatcagTTGGTTTCGAGCCCACTAAATCGGCTACATTTAGCAAAGCAGAAGTTCCCCGCTTTTTATCGAAAGTTCCAGACGTGGACTATCTGACTATGAAGGTAaggattagaagaaaaaaaatatacaaatattttcacaGACACAGACCCGCATGCCACGTTCTTACACACACACACTCAAACACAAAGAGCAAGAAAGACTTTCAcacatttgaatgtttttttattttaaactacaatcttttttggttgaaaatggacctttttgttgaaattttgatgtgACGTGTCATCGACACAAAACAGGGTAAGCAAGAAAAACGAGAATACGTTAAACTGTcttttatttggaattaaaatctattttggttgtaaatacaagtatttgttacattttcagttgcatattttgtagaaaattcaactttttgttgatatgtcGATTTTGCATATCATTGGCACAAACAAGGCGAGAGAGAGACAAACATACGCAAACAGACAAATGCCACACAAACAAAGGAAAAATGAGTACAGTTTGatgatgtaataattaaatttaaataaattataggttgCCTTAGTCATCGGGATCATGGGAGCATATAAGAGTCAGGAACTAACtgatataaaaaatgaagatctGAGAGAGGAAGGTTCTCTTATTGTTATTACTTTGCCGAAAACCAAAACAAGAAGTCCAAGTCGTTAAGAAGCAAATGGATGCTCGTCCGCCACAAGCACATGTTAATAGGTttctttttttgagttaaaaaaaaggtatttgtaAGAATCAAGTAATTGGTAAGCACAGGATTGCGGCAATGCCCAAGTTAATTgcttatatttaaatttgcaaaattccgaAATTTACACGGGATATTGTTTTCTGTGTACCGCTGCCGCTATTTTCGCTAACGAAGGAGGTAACATGATAGATTTGAAAGACTTTTAGGGGTTTGGCGTCAGACAAAGCTGCTCAAGGGTACATTCAAGGATCGGTTCatcataaaacaaaaattagtaatCTGTTGACGTACGCGTTAAATGTGCTCGAAACGAAAAAATGTGAGACTCTGACTTCTGTAACCcatgaaaaaattgaatctgAAAACAAACCCAGTcaaaaaaatcaagcaattgtAAGGTCCTCATCGCAAAAATTTACAATGGCATCACAAGCTGgtaaaatggttcacaaaaactGTGTAGGACACATTCATAATTATCAAAATGagtgaaaaaaacaaaaacatgtgactgaaaataatttatacaagTATTTCCACTGAAGGTATATAAACAAACCATTGTCCAATGAATAAGGCAGTGTATTTTATTCTGACAAtagcctaaaaaaattttttttttaccataactttaaaaagattatattcgACTAACTAAAACTAAAATAGCATAAACTCAAATGTCTCTACTATTGCTGGTATGAGCCTCACGCACCACATTTAATGTTATGTTTAATTTTAGTTATAGTTATATAGTTATTTAGTTATAGTTATAGTTTTATAGGCtccttaaaatttcaagaaaatgattactTTTATCACAATTATTATCAAAACCATGAATTCATCATCTTTGTATTATTGGGTGGGTTTCTGAAGCTAAACTACTGGTTTGAAGGTACGGTATAGTATTTTGCATTACAAAGGATGAAACAGTGATTGcaacgagtgtgaagtttgctgcccgagcgaagcgagggctgcCTTCATACGAGTTGAgatcgttgtgttacattcctagtaatgcatattcGAGTTCAGGTACCAGTAGACCCTACCTATCTACCTTTCTACCCTagagctaaaaaaaatgtttcaaccctagggatgcaaacactgTATTTTAGCCCGCTCTACACGTACCGAAACTTgaaaagaaagtatttcaacCTTAGGTATGCAAACATCGCGTTTCAACCTGCTCTACAGGtaccgaaactcgaagtttcaataaaggcgctgtgaaaaatatatttcaactttcgTGAGTTTGGATGGTAGCCTACATTCATATTTCTTGGCGCAGCGCTGCTGGAGAGTTTACGTAATTACACAC comes from Belonocnema kinseyi isolate 2016_QV_RU_SX_M_011 chromosome 5, B_treatae_v1, whole genome shotgun sequence and encodes:
- the LOC117172420 gene encoding uncharacterized protein LOC117172420, whose protein sequence is MVHIRYAQKTLLFQEKQKICMYATLIAYIKKQSVGFEPTKSATFSKAEVPRFLSKVPDVDYLTMKVALVIGIMGAYKSQELTDIKNEDLREEGSLIVITLPKTKTRSPSR